One Mesorhizobium sp. J428 DNA segment encodes these proteins:
- a CDS encoding thioesterase family protein translates to MIAAPFVSKVMDIQKDWIDYNGHLNMAYYNVLFDKCSDDAFELLGMGPAYARERKLTVYTAEAHICYVRELHLGDAVRATFHLLDHDEKRLRSYQELHHIDGWLAATSETLTLHIDMSGPKVAPFPPDVFDKVKAMRAAHESLPMPERAGRSIGIKRK, encoded by the coding sequence ATGATCGCCGCCCCCTTCGTCTCCAAGGTCATGGACATTCAGAAGGACTGGATCGACTACAACGGCCATCTCAACATGGCCTATTACAACGTCCTGTTCGACAAGTGCTCGGACGATGCCTTCGAGCTGCTGGGCATGGGGCCGGCCTATGCGAGGGAGCGCAAGCTCACCGTCTACACGGCCGAGGCGCATATCTGCTACGTCCGCGAGCTGCATCTCGGCGACGCTGTGCGCGCGACCTTCCATCTCCTCGACCACGACGAGAAGCGGCTGCGCTCCTATCAGGAACTCCACCACATCGACGGCTGGCTCGCCGCCACGTCGGAAACGCTGACGCTCCACATCGACATGTCGGGTCCGAAGGTCGCCCCCTTCCCGCCCGACGTCTTCGACAAGGTGAAGGCCATGCGCGCCGCGCATGAGAGCCTGCCCATGCCGGAGCGCGCCGGCCGCTCGATCGGCATCAAGCGGAAATGA
- a CDS encoding ATP-dependent helicase: MVDYPDDDMPFFDAARSAPQRAPGGLAARAMAARGGHAAEPAYLQGLNLEQRLAVETTEGPVLVLAGAGTGKTRVLTTRIAHILSLGLAFPSQILAVTFTNKAAREMKQRIAVLIGEGSAEGMPWLGTFHSIGVKILRRHAELAGLKSGFTILDTDDVIRLLKQLIQAENLDDKRWPARQFAQMIDGWKNKGLAPKDIPEGDARAFANGKGRELYAAYQDRLKSLNACDFGDLLLHPIRIFRDHPDVLADYHRRFKYILVDEYQDTNTAQHMWLRLLAQRSGGERSSPRSRGEDAGRQMRGGANLAELGASPSSGPADHLLPVNGEKERPTVNICCVGDDDQSIYGWRGAEVDNILRFDKDFPGATIIRLERNYRSTAHILGAASHLIAHNEGRLGKTLFTDHADPEDAKVQVHAAWDSEEEARAIGEEIEQAQRRGHALNDMAILVRASFQMREFEDRFVTLGLNYRVIGGPRFYERQEIRDAMAYFRVVAQGADDLAFERIVNVPKRGLGEGAVRQIHDTARALRVPMLEAAGKLAESDEMKPKPRAALREVVANFGRWQEAIETTAHTELAEQILEESGYIDMWKADKSAEAPGRLENLKELIRSMEDYESLRSFLEHVALVMDAEQNAELDAVSIMTLHSAKGLEFETVFLPGWEEGLFPHQRALDEGGRTGLEEERRLAYVGLTRAKKNLHIWFVSNRRIHGLWQSTIPSRFLDELPEAHVEVADAGNSYGGYSAPYGGGGFASGRGGHQGGGFAGRQNPYGASRFDSVGARGDQVGGGSAGRDTGGSGAFSNTYATPGWARAQQNRTEATDRNWGTRSGHAVERIGYGETDSGYGAGRGSIKGRTIEGELVAKSVATEPSKFHVGDRVFHQKFGNGNIAAIDGNKLTIDFDKAGQKRVLDGFVSEV, translated from the coding sequence ATGGTGGACTACCCTGACGACGACATGCCCTTCTTCGACGCCGCGCGAAGTGCCCCGCAGCGCGCGCCCGGCGGGCTTGCGGCCCGCGCCATGGCCGCGCGCGGCGGCCACGCGGCCGAGCCCGCCTATCTCCAGGGCCTGAACCTGGAGCAGCGGCTCGCCGTCGAGACCACCGAGGGCCCCGTGCTGGTCCTCGCGGGTGCGGGCACCGGCAAGACGCGCGTGCTCACCACCCGCATCGCCCACATCCTGTCGCTGGGGCTCGCCTTTCCGTCGCAGATTCTCGCCGTCACCTTCACCAACAAGGCCGCGCGCGAGATGAAGCAGCGCATCGCGGTGCTGATCGGCGAAGGCTCGGCCGAAGGCATGCCCTGGCTCGGCACGTTCCACTCGATCGGCGTCAAGATTCTCCGCCGCCACGCCGAGCTCGCCGGCCTCAAATCCGGCTTCACCATTCTGGACACCGACGACGTCATCCGCCTGCTGAAGCAGCTGATCCAGGCGGAAAACCTCGACGACAAGCGCTGGCCGGCCCGCCAGTTCGCGCAGATGATCGACGGCTGGAAGAACAAGGGTCTGGCGCCGAAGGACATCCCCGAAGGCGACGCGCGTGCGTTTGCCAACGGCAAGGGCCGCGAACTCTACGCCGCCTACCAGGACCGGCTGAAGAGCCTCAACGCCTGCGACTTCGGCGACCTCCTCCTCCACCCCATCCGCATCTTCCGCGACCATCCGGACGTGCTCGCCGACTACCACCGCCGCTTCAAATACATCCTCGTCGACGAATACCAGGACACCAACACCGCGCAGCACATGTGGCTCAGACTCCTGGCACAGCGGTCAGGCGGAGAGCGTTCTTCTCCCCGTTCACGGGGAGAAGATGCCGGCAGGCAGATGAGGGGCGGCGCAAACCTTGCCGAGCTTGGCGCCAGCCCCTCATCCGGTCCTGCGGACCACCTTCTCCCCGTGAACGGGGAGAAGGAAAGGCCCACCGTCAACATTTGCTGCGTCGGCGACGACGACCAGTCCATCTACGGCTGGCGCGGCGCCGAGGTCGACAACATCCTGCGCTTCGACAAGGATTTCCCCGGCGCCACCATCATCCGGCTGGAGCGCAATTACCGCTCCACCGCCCACATCCTGGGGGCCGCCTCGCATCTCATCGCCCACAACGAGGGCCGGCTCGGCAAGACGCTGTTCACAGACCATGCCGACCCCGAGGACGCAAAAGTCCAGGTCCACGCCGCCTGGGATTCCGAGGAAGAGGCCCGCGCCATCGGCGAGGAGATCGAGCAGGCGCAGCGCCGTGGCCACGCCTTGAACGACATGGCCATCCTCGTCCGCGCCTCCTTCCAGATGCGGGAGTTCGAGGACCGCTTCGTCACGCTCGGCCTCAACTACCGCGTCATCGGCGGCCCGCGCTTCTACGAGCGCCAGGAGATCCGCGACGCGATGGCCTATTTCCGCGTGGTGGCTCAAGGAGCGGACGACCTCGCCTTCGAGCGCATCGTCAACGTGCCCAAGCGGGGGCTGGGCGAAGGCGCGGTGCGCCAGATCCACGACACCGCGCGCGCCTTGCGCGTCCCGATGCTGGAAGCCGCAGGCAAGCTCGCCGAGAGCGACGAGATGAAGCCGAAACCGCGTGCAGCGCTGCGCGAGGTCGTCGCCAATTTCGGCCGCTGGCAGGAGGCGATCGAGACCACCGCCCACACCGAGCTCGCCGAGCAGATTCTGGAGGAGAGCGGCTATATCGATATGTGGAAGGCCGACAAGTCGGCCGAGGCGCCCGGCCGGCTCGAAAACCTGAAGGAACTCATCCGCTCGATGGAGGACTACGAGTCGCTGCGCTCCTTCCTGGAGCATGTCGCGCTCGTCATGGATGCCGAGCAGAACGCCGAATTAGACGCCGTCTCGATCATGACGCTGCACTCCGCCAAGGGCCTCGAATTCGAGACCGTCTTCCTGCCCGGATGGGAGGAAGGCCTCTTCCCCCACCAGCGCGCGCTGGACGAAGGCGGCCGCACCGGCCTGGAAGAGGAGCGGCGGCTGGCCTATGTCGGGCTCACCCGCGCCAAGAAGAACCTGCACATCTGGTTCGTCTCCAACCGCCGCATCCACGGCCTGTGGCAGTCCACCATCCCGTCGCGCTTCCTCGATGAGCTGCCGGAAGCCCATGTCGAGGTTGCGGATGCCGGCAACTCCTACGGCGGCTACTCGGCCCCCTATGGCGGTGGCGGCTTTGCGTCGGGCCGCGGCGGACATCAGGGGGGCGGCTTCGCCGGCCGGCAAAACCCCTACGGCGCCTCCCGCTTCGACTCGGTCGGCGCTCGCGGCGACCAGGTCGGTGGCGGTTCGGCCGGTCGCGACACCGGCGGCTCCGGCGCCTTTTCCAACACCTACGCCACTCCCGGCTGGGCCCGCGCGCAACAGAACCGCACCGAGGCCACCGACCGCAACTGGGGCACCCGCTCCGGCCACGCCGTCGAACGCATCGGCTACGGCGAAACCGACTCCGGCTACGGCGCTGGCCGCGGCTCGATCAAAGGCCGCACCATCGAAGGCGAACTGGTGGCAAAGTCGGTGGCGACGGAACCATCAAAGTTCCATGTCGGGGATCGGGTGTTTCATCAGAAGTTCGGGAATGGGAACATTGCCGCGATCGACGGGAACAAGCTGACGATCGACTTTGACAAGGCGGGGCAGAAGAGGGTGCTGGACGGGTTTGTAAGTGAGGTGTGA
- a CDS encoding pentapeptide repeat-containing protein, with translation MKELSLKPSKADDLPLTLEKLRKSRSTKFLELVKLVDLEPERDFMYADLRNSDFRHQDLRNFDFSFSVLSGSKFSGAIFNEISLKRATFFEFSGREQFNEVESMLATLAIISGRYYARIASLALLSTANPTKIIVPVIDMILASDASIYHVTFARKVRSIILEGDESYNTKRIRIAQLASKQTYPLDRQRYYQSIREIGKSGVSARRYLPFAF, from the coding sequence ATGAAAGAATTGTCTTTGAAGCCATCGAAGGCCGACGACCTACCGTTAACTCTAGAAAAACTAAGAAAATCACGCTCAACAAAATTTCTTGAATTGGTCAAACTCGTTGATCTAGAGCCTGAACGAGATTTCATGTACGCTGACCTAAGGAACTCTGACTTCCGCCATCAAGATTTGAGGAACTTTGATTTTTCATTCTCAGTTCTAAGTGGATCGAAGTTCTCCGGCGCCATTTTCAACGAAATAAGCCTAAAGCGTGCTACCTTTTTCGAATTCTCCGGCCGAGAGCAATTCAACGAAGTTGAATCTATGCTTGCAACTCTCGCCATTATTTCAGGAAGGTATTACGCTAGGATTGCCTCTCTCGCGCTTTTGTCAACGGCCAATCCGACAAAGATCATTGTTCCGGTTATCGATATGATATTGGCGTCAGACGCAAGTATATATCATGTTACGTTCGCCCGAAAAGTAAGAAGCATAATCCTCGAGGGTGATGAATCATACAACACAAAGCGAATACGCATAGCGCAGCTTGCATCGAAGCAGACATATCCACTTGATAGGCAGAGATATTATCAATCGATCAGGGAAATTGGAAAATCTGGAGTTTCAGCGCGCAGGTACCTGCCATTTGCATTCTGA
- a CDS encoding HAMP domain-containing sensor histidine kinase: MRIFRILRGRLFVRIYLTVLLSLAAVAVASGLYWVSAIDREEVGWAQRRDRFIAEMLPTGEDPVLTQATVERFARAFHADIALYSADRRLLAAAGDQLPPPPRRGWFDNKDEDDDDDGGWFDERERKKPFVIDLPDGRALVARIDAPWDGPKRGALGYLALIAAVIALVAYPFVRQLTRRLESLRAGVEAFGKGDLVTRVPVKGRDEVAAVAKSFNAAAERIERLVGAHRALLANASHELRSPVTRLRMAMDLYENPQDGISMDGRARDEMLRNLGEIDQLVDEILLASRLDHVKGLERAEPLDLFALVAEECARHGIEATGAPAEVKGDARLLTRLTRNLVVNALRHGRPPVEVEVRAQGTRVQLTVRDHGDGLPTGEETRVFEPFYRPAGRSEAAGGWGLGLALVRQIAEHHGGSVSVTNAESGGARFVVDLPAAVTRR; this comes from the coding sequence ATGAGGATCTTCCGAATCCTGCGCGGTCGTCTCTTCGTCCGGATTTATCTCACGGTGCTGTTGTCGCTGGCGGCCGTCGCGGTAGCGAGCGGGCTCTATTGGGTGTCCGCGATCGACCGCGAGGAAGTGGGCTGGGCGCAGCGCCGCGACCGGTTTATCGCCGAGATGCTGCCGACCGGCGAGGACCCCGTGCTGACGCAGGCGACGGTCGAGCGGTTCGCCAGGGCCTTCCACGCCGACATCGCGCTCTATTCCGCAGACCGCCGACTGCTCGCCGCGGCCGGCGACCAGCTTCCGCCGCCGCCGCGCCGGGGGTGGTTCGACAACAAGGATGAGGACGACGATGACGACGGCGGCTGGTTCGACGAGCGCGAGCGCAAGAAGCCATTCGTGATCGACCTGCCGGACGGGCGGGCGCTGGTGGCGCGCATCGATGCGCCGTGGGATGGACCGAAGCGCGGCGCGCTCGGCTATCTGGCGTTGATTGCGGCGGTGATCGCGCTTGTGGCCTATCCGTTCGTGCGGCAATTGACGCGGCGGCTCGAGAGCCTGCGCGCCGGCGTGGAGGCTTTCGGCAAGGGCGACCTTGTCACACGCGTGCCGGTCAAGGGCAGGGACGAGGTTGCGGCCGTGGCGAAAAGCTTCAATGCGGCGGCCGAGCGGATCGAGCGGCTGGTCGGTGCGCACCGCGCGCTTTTGGCGAATGCCAGCCACGAACTGAGGTCGCCGGTGACGCGGCTGAGGATGGCGATGGACCTCTATGAGAACCCGCAGGATGGGATCTCGATGGACGGGCGGGCGCGCGACGAGATGCTGCGCAATCTCGGCGAGATCGACCAACTGGTGGATGAGATCCTGCTCGCCAGCCGCCTCGACCATGTGAAGGGCCTGGAGCGGGCGGAGCCGCTCGATCTGTTCGCGCTGGTCGCGGAGGAATGCGCCCGGCACGGCATCGAGGCGACGGGCGCGCCGGCCGAGGTGAAAGGCGACGCGCGGCTTCTGACGCGGCTGACGCGCAACCTTGTGGTCAATGCGCTGCGGCACGGGCGCCCGCCGGTCGAGGTCGAGGTGAGGGCGCAGGGAACGCGCGTGCAACTCACCGTCCGCGATCATGGCGACGGCTTGCCGACGGGCGAGGAGACGCGGGTCTTCGAGCCGTTCTACCGCCCGGCGGGGCGCAGCGAGGCGGCCGGCGGCTGGGGACTGGGCCTCGCGCTGGTGCGCCAGATCGCGGAACACCATGGCGGCTCGGTTAGCGTAACGAATGCCGAAAGCGGCGGGGCGCGCTTCGTGGTCGACCTGCCGGCCGCAGTGACGCGAAGGTAA
- a CDS encoding PAS domain-containing protein yields the protein MDTKPTKEAVDAWRMTDSLHAEHGKGDPFAAAIRATRMPMLITDPRQFDNPIVFANDAFLRLTGYDREEVLGRNCRFLQGPETDPLAIEKIRTAIATRSDIAVDILNYKRDGTQFWNALFVSPVSNEDGELQFFFASQLDVTDRKESEHALVADKERFERAVRERQAELQAALDAQKMLVHEVDHRVKNNLQMISSLIVMQSRSIPDEKIRRSLANMLERIEAVSTVHRRLYQSDDVRGFDISDFARDLVTDLVASSGRNDIQTQFALDKIVIPAQLATPVALMVNELVTNALKHAFHQREGSEENVIRTEIEDRGDHYTIGISDNGRGMTASADANFGMKLVRSLARQLDATIEWRDGAPGTRVLVSIPTPKE from the coding sequence ATGGACACGAAACCGACCAAGGAAGCGGTCGATGCGTGGCGCATGACCGACAGCCTCCACGCGGAGCACGGCAAGGGCGACCCCTTCGCAGCGGCCATCCGCGCCACGCGCATGCCGATGCTCATCACCGATCCGCGCCAGTTCGACAACCCGATTGTCTTCGCGAACGACGCCTTCTTGAGGCTCACCGGATATGATCGCGAAGAAGTGCTCGGGCGAAACTGCCGCTTTCTGCAGGGGCCTGAGACCGACCCGCTCGCAATTGAGAAGATCCGCACCGCCATTGCCACGCGCAGCGATATCGCCGTTGATATTCTCAACTACAAACGCGACGGTACCCAGTTTTGGAATGCACTGTTTGTCAGCCCCGTCTCCAACGAGGACGGCGAACTACAGTTCTTCTTCGCATCCCAGCTTGATGTGACGGACCGCAAGGAGTCGGAGCACGCCCTCGTTGCAGACAAGGAACGCTTCGAGCGCGCCGTACGCGAGCGACAAGCCGAACTCCAGGCCGCACTCGATGCCCAGAAGATGCTGGTCCACGAGGTTGATCACCGGGTGAAGAACAATCTGCAGATGATCTCGTCACTGATCGTCATGCAGTCACGTTCGATCCCGGACGAAAAGATCCGTCGGTCCCTCGCCAATATGCTGGAGCGCATCGAGGCGGTCAGCACTGTTCATCGCCGGCTATACCAGTCAGACGACGTTCGCGGCTTCGACATTTCCGATTTCGCGCGCGATCTTGTCACCGATCTCGTTGCCTCCTCCGGCCGGAACGACATCCAGACTCAGTTCGCGCTCGATAAGATCGTTATTCCTGCTCAACTGGCGACGCCGGTTGCATTGATGGTCAACGAACTCGTGACGAATGCGCTGAAGCACGCCTTCCATCAACGCGAAGGAAGCGAAGAAAATGTCATTCGCACCGAGATCGAGGATCGTGGTGACCACTACACCATCGGTATCTCGGATAACGGCAGAGGAATGACGGCGTCGGCCGACGCGAACTTCGGGATGAAGCTCGTCCGATCCCTCGCCCGTCAGCTTGACGCAACAATCGAATGGCGCGACGGCGCGCCGGGCACGCGCGTACTCGTGTCTATCCCGACACCCAAGGAATAG
- a CDS encoding DUF2218 domain-containing protein — protein MARSTVLVPTEHASKYLQQLCKHWTHRLDVTFDAQHGTVKFEGSVATLDARDSGLEVAVEATDAATLERIKGAVSSHLDRFAFREAPLKFDWVDG, from the coding sequence ATGGCGAGATCGACTGTCCTCGTGCCCACCGAACATGCCTCGAAATATCTACAGCAGCTCTGCAAGCATTGGACGCACCGTCTCGACGTAACGTTCGATGCGCAGCACGGCACGGTGAAGTTCGAGGGCTCCGTGGCGACGCTGGACGCCAGGGATAGCGGGCTCGAAGTCGCCGTCGAGGCAACCGACGCTGCAACGCTCGAGAGGATCAAGGGCGCGGTGTCATCGCATCTCGACCGCTTCGCGTTTCGTGAGGCGCCGCTCAAGTTCGATTGGGTTGATGGGTGA
- a CDS encoding Spy/CpxP family protein refolding chaperone: MSNQDNSKASYEGPVIDHDPNEPKRSGPSGLTFVVGVGLAALIAIGAGAAIAQGIGKGPGGFGGHMGMRFAEHRFERIMDEIDATDEQQDKIWAIVDRTRAEMRPMGREFRGMREEVATLLSAPTIDKAAVEALRVKRIAEVDEASKKAVAAIVEAAEVLTPEQRAKLAAEMKDMHEGRGRW; the protein is encoded by the coding sequence ATGAGCAACCAGGACAATTCGAAGGCGAGCTATGAAGGCCCGGTGATCGACCATGATCCGAACGAGCCGAAGCGCAGCGGGCCGTCCGGCCTGACCTTCGTCGTCGGTGTCGGCCTCGCGGCGCTGATCGCGATCGGCGCGGGCGCTGCGATCGCGCAGGGGATCGGAAAGGGGCCGGGCGGATTCGGCGGCCACATGGGCATGCGCTTCGCCGAGCATCGCTTCGAGAGGATCATGGACGAGATCGACGCCACCGACGAGCAGCAGGACAAGATCTGGGCGATCGTCGACCGGACGCGCGCCGAGATGCGGCCGATGGGCCGCGAGTTCCGCGGCATGCGCGAGGAGGTGGCGACGCTGCTTTCGGCGCCGACCATTGACAAGGCGGCGGTCGAGGCGCTGCGCGTCAAGCGTATCGCCGAGGTGGACGAGGCCTCGAAGAAGGCGGTGGCCGCCATCGTCGAGGCGGCCGAGGTGCTGACGCCCGAGCAGCGCGCCAAGCTTGCCGCGGAAATGAAGGACATGCATGAGGGTCGCGGCCGCTGGTGA
- a CDS encoding response regulator, giving the protein MTHYDPLKVLIVEDEALLAMELEALVEDAGHTVVGWATSSAQARKMVDGLEADVAFVDVHLTDGPTGVDVAQYIGEKKSSMVVFMTANPKRIPDNFAGAVGVIAKPYTMHGLQAALRYLHEGVRRPPPVSTLPVGFTLSPEYRSMWSE; this is encoded by the coding sequence ATGACCCACTATGATCCTCTGAAGGTGTTGATCGTCGAGGACGAAGCGTTGCTTGCGATGGAACTTGAGGCGCTCGTTGAGGATGCAGGCCACACCGTCGTCGGATGGGCCACCTCCTCCGCACAGGCGCGCAAGATGGTGGATGGCTTGGAGGCAGACGTCGCCTTCGTCGACGTTCACCTGACTGACGGCCCGACCGGTGTCGATGTGGCTCAGTACATCGGCGAGAAGAAGAGTTCGATGGTGGTTTTCATGACCGCCAATCCAAAGCGCATTCCGGACAACTTCGCCGGCGCCGTAGGTGTGATCGCCAAGCCATATACGATGCACGGCCTTCAGGCGGCATTACGCTATCTGCACGAAGGAGTGCGGCGCCCACCCCCGGTCTCGACGCTCCCTGTAGGGTTCACGCTCTCGCCGGAATACCGTTCGATGTGGTCCGAATAG
- a CDS encoding response regulator: protein MADEVLIVDDDARLAAMLCEYLSANGFSVATAGSGRAGVEALRRRTPAAVILDVMLPDIDGFEACRQIRAFSDVPILMLTAKGEETDRIVGLELGADDYLPKPFNPRELLARLKAILRRRSAPEDRRIMRFGRLEIDPGSRAVRIDGADRPLTSHQFDLLVALAENAGRTLSREQLMDRVKGEELEAFDRSIDVHVSRIRAAIETDPKNPRRLITVRGAGYVFARYQDDA, encoded by the coding sequence ATGGCGGACGAGGTTTTGATCGTCGACGATGATGCGCGCCTCGCCGCCATGCTTTGCGAATATCTGTCTGCGAACGGGTTTTCCGTCGCGACCGCGGGCAGCGGCCGCGCGGGCGTCGAGGCTCTGCGGCGGCGAACTCCGGCCGCGGTGATCCTCGACGTCATGCTGCCGGACATCGACGGCTTCGAGGCCTGCCGGCAGATCCGCGCCTTCTCCGACGTGCCGATACTGATGCTGACGGCGAAGGGCGAGGAGACGGACCGGATCGTCGGGCTGGAGCTGGGCGCGGACGACTACCTGCCGAAGCCGTTCAACCCTCGCGAGCTTCTGGCGCGGCTGAAGGCGATCTTGCGCCGCCGCTCGGCGCCCGAGGATCGTCGCATCATGCGCTTCGGCCGGCTGGAGATCGATCCGGGCTCGCGTGCCGTGCGCATCGACGGGGCGGACCGGCCGCTGACCAGCCACCAGTTCGACCTGCTGGTGGCGCTGGCTGAGAATGCCGGCCGCACGCTGTCGCGCGAGCAGCTGATGGACAGGGTGAAGGGCGAGGAGCTGGAGGCGTTCGACCGTTCGATCGACGTGCACGTCTCGCGCATCCGCGCCGCGATCGAGACCGACCCGAAGAACCCGCGCCGGCTGATCACGGTGCGCGGCGCCGGCTATGTCTTCGCGCGCTACCAGGACGACGCATGA